In Natronospira bacteriovora, a single window of DNA contains:
- the lptF gene encoding LPS export ABC transporter permease LptF, whose amino-acid sequence MQTVIERYINREVLLNWIGVTGALLIILMSHRFARFLGQAASGDIPADAIWSLMGLSTVQYLVILVPIAFFLGVLLALGRLYKDSEMAAMMACGVGPLKLYRALAWIALPIMFLVAWLSLYGSPMASQAIHQVQQAAQAEARLGVFEPGAFRRLEGADGVFYAERREADLLRGVFIQAFDGDEEIVIRARRGRVETDAAGYRYLVLEEGYRYELQPGSRAMQRSRFERHGLQLPEAAEPGMSDRRDTRAVRELLASGTPEDMAEFHWRLAMPIGGLVLTILAVPLARISPRQGRYGRLFAGIIVYVLYSNLLATGQVWLEREQIPTWLGLWWVHALVLVAALLWLLRQNGGARRFLARPGEAAGT is encoded by the coding sequence GTGCAGACGGTCATCGAGCGCTACATAAACAGGGAAGTGCTGCTGAACTGGATCGGTGTCACCGGTGCCTTGCTCATCATTCTGATGAGTCATCGATTTGCCCGGTTTCTGGGGCAGGCCGCCAGCGGTGACATCCCGGCCGATGCCATCTGGTCCCTGATGGGTCTGTCCACGGTTCAGTATCTGGTCATCCTGGTGCCCATTGCCTTTTTCCTCGGCGTCCTGCTGGCGCTCGGTCGCCTGTACAAGGACAGCGAGATGGCGGCCATGATGGCCTGTGGCGTGGGCCCCCTGAAGCTTTACCGTGCCCTGGCCTGGATTGCCCTGCCCATCATGTTTCTGGTCGCCTGGCTTTCGCTTTACGGTTCACCCATGGCCAGTCAGGCCATCCACCAGGTTCAGCAGGCGGCCCAGGCAGAAGCCCGGCTTGGGGTGTTCGAACCGGGCGCTTTTCGCCGACTGGAGGGGGCGGATGGGGTGTTTTACGCGGAACGGCGCGAGGCCGATCTGCTCCGGGGCGTGTTCATTCAGGCCTTCGATGGTGATGAAGAGATCGTGATCCGTGCGCGCCGTGGCCGGGTCGAGACCGATGCGGCGGGATACCGTTACCTGGTGCTGGAGGAGGGCTACCGTTACGAACTCCAGCCGGGCAGCCGGGCCATGCAGCGCAGTCGTTTCGAGCGCCATGGCCTGCAGTTGCCGGAAGCGGCAGAGCCCGGTATGAGCGATCGCCGTGATACCCGGGCGGTTCGTGAGCTGCTGGCCTCCGGCACACCGGAGGACATGGCGGAATTTCACTGGCGCCTTGCCATGCCCATCGGTGGCCTGGTGCTCACCATTCTGGCCGTTCCCCTGGCACGGATTTCGCCGCGACAGGGGCGTTATGGTCGCCTGTTCGCCGGTATCATCGTCTATGTGCTGTATTCCAACCTGCTGGCCACCGGACAGGTGTGGCTGGAGCGTGAGCAGATACCGACCTGGCTCGGCCTGTGGTGGGTTCATGCCCTGGTGCTGGTTGCGGCCTTGCTGTGGCTGCTTCGGCAGAACGGTGGTGCGCGCCGATTCCTGGCGCGGCCCGGGGAGGCGGCCGGGACATGA